One genomic region from Clostridium saccharobutylicum DSM 13864 encodes:
- the cobT gene encoding nicotinate-nucleotide--dimethylbenzimidazole phosphoribosyltransferase yields the protein MDKNLNQLRNIIQGIEDLHKDSILQATDRMTSLAKPLKSLGKLEEIAIKLSGITGEIKNNINKKIVIIMCSDNGVVEEGVASAPQSVTLAQTINFTKGLTGVAVLAKANNTDLMVIDVGINCDFNHPKVINKKIRKSTNNIAKGQAMSYEEAIKAILVGIEAVKKAKEEGYEILGVGEMGIGNTSTSSAVLSVLTGAKVENVVGRGGGVTDEAFLRKINVIKKAIKINAPLKEDPIDVVSKVGGFDIAAMAGVFIGAAYYKVPVVIDGFISVVAALIAFRLNNKTRDYMFTSHGSREIGFKVAMKELELSPILNLDMALGEGSGCPLSFSIIDSACAVMNNMATFEEAEINDSYLDELKIMDKRSIF from the coding sequence ATGGACAAGAATTTAAATCAATTAAGAAACATAATTCAAGGCATAGAAGATTTACATAAAGATTCTATACTACAAGCTACTGATAGAATGACTTCACTTGCTAAACCATTAAAAAGTTTAGGAAAGCTTGAAGAAATAGCTATAAAGCTTTCTGGAATTACAGGAGAAATAAAGAATAACATCAATAAAAAAATTGTAATAATTATGTGTTCTGATAATGGAGTTGTAGAAGAAGGTGTTGCCTCAGCTCCACAGTCTGTAACTTTAGCGCAAACTATTAATTTTACAAAGGGATTAACAGGGGTTGCAGTTTTAGCTAAGGCTAATAATACAGATCTTATGGTTATTGATGTAGGGATAAACTGTGATTTTAATCATCCAAAGGTTATTAACAAAAAAATAAGGAAATCAACTAATAACATTGCAAAAGGCCAAGCTATGAGTTACGAAGAAGCTATAAAAGCTATTTTAGTTGGTATAGAAGCTGTTAAAAAAGCAAAAGAAGAAGGATATGAAATTCTTGGGGTTGGAGAAATGGGAATAGGAAATACCTCAACAAGTAGTGCAGTCTTATCAGTTTTAACAGGAGCTAAGGTGGAAAATGTTGTAGGCAGAGGGGGAGGAGTAACTGATGAAGCATTTTTACGAAAAATAAATGTAATAAAAAAAGCAATAAAAATAAATGCACCACTTAAAGAAGATCCAATAGATGTTGTTTCGAAAGTAGGTGGATTTGATATTGCAGCTATGGCAGGGGTATTTATAGGAGCGGCTTATTATAAAGTTCCTGTTGTTATTGATGGATTCATATCAGTAGTAGCAGCATTAATTGCTTTTAGATTAAATAACAAAACTAGAGACTATATGTTTACATCTCATGGTTCAAGAGAAATAGGATTTAAAGTTGCTATGAAAGAGTTAGAATTAAGTCCAATCTTAAATTTAGATATGGCACTAGGAGAAGGTAGTGGATGTCCATTATCATTTTCGATAATAGATTCAGCATGTGCAGTAATGAATAATATGGCTACATTTGAGGAAGCGGAAATTAATGATAGTTATTTAGATGAACTTAAGATTATGGATAAGAGGAGTATTTTTTAA
- a CDS encoding cyclase family protein: protein MKVNDLTHIISSNMPVFPGTEQPILEKVSTIEKDGFRESKITMCSHTGTHVDSPAHMLDDGNYLDELSIENFIGSAIIVDFSNQNKNLIEISDFKLYDEKINQVDFIILKTGWSKYWGQSNYYKGFPSLSEECAKWLSKFNLKGIGIDAISIDSIESTTFPIHKILMKKNIIIIENLTNIDSIINESFILSIMPLKNKDADGSPVRAISIENI, encoded by the coding sequence ATGAAAGTAAATGATTTAACACATATTATATCTTCAAATATGCCTGTTTTTCCAGGAACTGAACAGCCAATTTTAGAAAAAGTAAGTACGATTGAAAAGGATGGTTTTCGAGAATCTAAGATTACTATGTGCTCACATACAGGAACACATGTGGATTCACCAGCGCACATGCTTGATGATGGAAATTATCTAGATGAGTTAAGCATAGAGAATTTTATTGGAAGTGCTATTATCGTGGATTTTTCAAATCAAAATAAAAATTTAATAGAAATTAGTGATTTTAAACTTTATGATGAAAAAATAAATCAAGTTGATTTTATCATATTAAAAACAGGGTGGAGTAAATATTGGGGGCAAAGTAATTATTATAAGGGATTCCCGAGTTTAAGTGAAGAATGTGCAAAATGGTTATCAAAATTTAATTTGAAAGGCATTGGTATTGATGCTATATCAATTGATAGTATAGAGTCAACAACATTTCCAATTCATAAAATATTGATGAAGAAGAATATAATAATTATTGAAAACCTAACAAATATAGATTCTATCATTAATGAAAGTTTTATTTTAAGTATTATGCCATTAAAAAATAAAGATGCTGATGGATCACCAGTTAGAGCTATTTCAATAGAAAATATATAA
- a CDS encoding glycoside hydrolase family 73 protein, translated as MSIRKEKKSFFRFMTNIIGLIFVIIVGLAIYMSYEAKYKNINLNQLNTKLYIQAADDASKGKLQVNWKYMAAIDGVRYKNDFSNISDQSLNELANMFLEKNSTSSKIKNSEYELVDLDVVLGKLSLDEKQKKKVYNYIDDLKYTGSKKNNLKDNSKEQFIQQLYPQAAEIYDKYGVLPSVIISQAILESGWGKSDLSIQANNLFGIKADSSWKGKKIKMNTSEYYNQKIKDDFRVYNSEEESMKDYGEFLKNNKRYKQSGVFDATEYLDQAKAIEKAGYSTVQNDKGEEIYSKLLIDIIQEQNLQLLDYECEMNYKKTS; from the coding sequence ATGAGTATAAGAAAAGAAAAAAAAAGTTTTTTCAGGTTTATGACTAACATTATAGGTTTGATTTTTGTAATAATTGTTGGGTTAGCAATTTATATGTCATATGAAGCAAAGTACAAAAATATTAATTTAAATCAATTAAATACAAAACTTTATATACAAGCCGCAGATGATGCTAGCAAGGGAAAACTTCAAGTTAATTGGAAGTATATGGCTGCAATTGATGGAGTTAGATATAAAAATGATTTTTCTAATATCAGTGACCAAAGTTTAAATGAATTAGCAAATATGTTTTTAGAAAAAAATAGTACAAGCAGCAAGATTAAAAATAGTGAATATGAGCTAGTGGATTTAGATGTAGTATTAGGTAAATTATCATTGGATGAGAAGCAAAAAAAGAAAGTATATAATTATATAGATGATTTAAAATATACAGGATCTAAAAAGAATAACTTAAAGGATAATTCCAAAGAGCAATTTATTCAACAATTATATCCTCAAGCAGCTGAAATATATGATAAATACGGCGTCCTTCCATCTGTAATAATTTCTCAAGCTATACTAGAAAGTGGATGGGGAAAATCTGACTTAAGCATCCAAGCGAATAACTTATTTGGAATAAAAGCAGATTCCAGCTGGAAAGGTAAAAAGATTAAAATGAATACATCGGAATATTACAATCAAAAGATTAAGGATGATTTTAGAGTATATAACAGTGAAGAAGAATCTATGAAAGATTATGGTGAATTTCTTAAAAATAACAAAAGGTATAAGCAAAGTGGAGTTTTTGATGCTACGGAGTATTTGGATCAAGCAAAGGCTATAGAAAAAGCGGGATATAGTACTGTACAGAATGATAAGGGAGAGGAAATTTATTCAAAATTATTAATTGATATTATTCAAGAACAAAATCTTCAACTTTTAGATTATGAGTGTGAGATGAATTATAAAAAAACATCTTGA
- a CDS encoding cobalt-precorrin-6A reductase has protein sequence MFGFILGTSEGRKILSLINKYTDDIAVTTATSYGGQLLKEFRIKNLNTKPLNKEEMINWIKCNEINILVDASHPYAQEVTKTALECANELNIKYVRYERQGALEDISGEDIIRVKNYDEAINIIKNIEGNILNTTGGNNVSKFLNLDFEYRVIHRILPSPSVLAKIVEAGIKLKDIIALQGPISYELEKAFIKQYNVKAVLTKDSGIEGGVLEKLKAVRHSKIKLIVIEKPRFNYDLEFNDEEKLVKFLVKHKL, from the coding sequence ATGTTTGGGTTTATTTTAGGAACCTCAGAGGGAAGAAAAATTTTATCATTAATAAATAAGTATACTGATGATATTGCAGTTACAACGGCTACATCATATGGCGGACAGCTTCTTAAAGAATTTAGAATTAAGAACTTAAACACAAAACCCTTGAATAAAGAAGAAATGATAAATTGGATAAAGTGCAATGAAATTAATATTTTGGTTGATGCGTCACATCCGTATGCACAGGAAGTTACTAAGACGGCTTTGGAATGTGCAAATGAGCTTAATATCAAATATGTGAGATATGAAAGACAAGGAGCTTTAGAAGATATTTCTGGCGAAGATATAATAAGAGTTAAAAATTATGATGAAGCAATTAATATTATAAAAAATATCGAAGGGAATATTCTAAACACTACAGGTGGAAATAATGTTTCTAAGTTTTTAAATTTAGATTTTGAATATAGAGTAATACATAGAATTTTACCATCTCCAAGTGTGTTGGCTAAAATAGTAGAAGCAGGAATTAAGCTTAAAGATATTATAGCACTTCAGGGACCAATATCTTATGAATTAGAAAAAGCATTTATAAAACAATATAATGTTAAGGCTGTTTTGACCAAGGATAGTGGAATTGAAGGTGGAGTTTTAGAAAAGCTTAAAGCTGTACGACATTCTAAAATTAAATTAATAGTGATTGAAAAGCCGAGATTTAATTATGATTTAGAATTTAATGATGAAGAGAAATTAGTAAAATTTTTAGTGAAACATAAATTATAG
- the cobJ gene encoding precorrin-3B C(17)-methyltransferase, with translation MGKLRVIGIGPGSIENMSLRALKAIEDSDVIVGYNKYIDMIKELVKDKEVYSTGMKAEEDRCKEALSLCKNKNVALISTGDAGIYGMAGLILELRNDEDVEIIPGITASSAAGSIIGAPLMHDNCNISLSDLMTPYEDIKKRVKLAAEGDFIVSLYNPKSKGRPHYLRECIDIIKEFREDTTPVAVVRHALREGQSYKLFTIKDFDTEIVDMMSIVIIGNSKSYYKDGKFITPRGYENKRKNS, from the coding sequence ATGGGAAAATTAAGAGTTATAGGAATAGGACCTGGAAGTATAGAGAACATGAGTTTAAGAGCTTTAAAAGCAATTGAAGATAGTGATGTTATTGTTGGATACAATAAGTATATTGATATGATAAAAGAATTGGTAAAAGATAAAGAAGTATATTCAACGGGAATGAAAGCAGAAGAAGATAGATGCAAAGAAGCTTTAAGTTTATGTAAAAATAAAAATGTAGCATTAATTAGTACTGGTGATGCTGGAATTTATGGAATGGCTGGATTAATTCTTGAGCTTAGAAATGATGAAGATGTGGAAATTATTCCAGGAATAACAGCATCAAGTGCAGCCGGTTCAATAATTGGTGCACCACTTATGCATGATAATTGTAATATTAGTTTAAGTGATCTTATGACACCATATGAGGATATAAAGAAAAGAGTTAAGCTAGCAGCAGAAGGAGATTTTATAGTATCATTATATAATCCTAAGAGCAAAGGAAGACCACATTATTTAAGAGAATGCATAGATATAATAAAGGAATTTAGAGAAGATACTACACCTGTTGCAGTTGTGAGACATGCATTGAGAGAAGGTCAAAGTTATAAATTATTTACAATTAAAGATTTTGATACTGAAATAGTAGATATGATGTCAATTGTAATAATAGGAAATTCAAAAAGTTATTATAAAGATGGAAAATTTATAACACCTAGAGGTTATGAAAATAAAAGAAAGAACAGTTAG
- a CDS encoding homocysteine S-methyltransferase family protein: MANDMINLYNKFNLKVFGGCCGTDNTHIEEITKDKIKKGGF, translated from the coding sequence TTGGCAAATGATATGATTAACCTATATAATAAGTTTAATCTTAAAGTTTTTGGAGGATGCTGTGGTACTGATAATACACATATAGAAGAAATAACCAAAGATAAGATTAAGAAAGGTGGATTTTAA
- a CDS encoding response regulator, with protein MIKTMIVEDDPMVRQINSKFLDKVEGFALKKAVANLTEAKDFISNNTVDLILLDVFLPNENGIDFLKWLRKEEISSDVILITADKSMERIRDAFRYGVVDYLIKPFTFERFRESLNIFKERLNSFKHHETLEQCELDKFILNSKNNAINKEKSNYTLEKGFNKYTYKSIVDELSNINQEYFTTEDLSEKLGIAKVTVRKYLDYMSKQGQLEKIIEYGKVGRPLYKYKINN; from the coding sequence ATGATTAAAACTATGATTGTTGAAGATGATCCAATGGTTAGGCAAATAAATTCTAAATTTTTAGATAAAGTAGAAGGTTTTGCATTAAAAAAAGCTGTTGCAAATCTTACAGAAGCAAAAGATTTTATATCTAATAATACTGTTGATTTAATTCTTTTAGATGTTTTTCTGCCAAATGAGAATGGGATAGATTTTTTGAAATGGCTTAGAAAAGAAGAAATTTCATCAGATGTTATATTAATTACTGCTGATAAAAGTATGGAAAGAATAAGGGATGCTTTTAGATATGGGGTAGTTGATTATTTAATAAAGCCATTTACATTTGAAAGATTTAGAGAATCTCTAAACATTTTTAAAGAAAGACTTAATAGTTTTAAGCATCATGAAACTCTTGAACAGTGTGAGCTTGATAAGTTTATTTTAAATAGCAAAAATAATGCAATAAATAAGGAAAAATCAAATTATACTCTTGAAAAAGGATTTAATAAATATACATATAAATCAATAGTAGATGAGTTAAGTAATATTAACCAAGAATATTTTACAACAGAGGATTTATCTGAAAAGCTTGGTATAGCAAAAGTTACTGTTAGGAAATATCTTGATTATATGAGTAAGCAAGGACAGCTTGAAAAAATTATTGAATATGGCAAAGTTGGACGCCCATTATATAAATATAAAATAAATAATTAA
- a CDS encoding ATP-binding protein → MKLREKIISFVIIILIISIGSITILSFKQMKTLLMEQIDRNMLNIANSFASTYEVKEYLKGNRNISNELLNSEIEEVRLKNNVEFIVIMDMNGTRYSHPVKSNIGEKFEGGDEERVLKNGEQYISTAIGSLGVSVRAFTPIYDENNKQIGAVAVGMLYNKFDNELYTKMYKFIPIIVLGLILGISGAIAISYNIKKAIFGLEPEEIALILKQKEIVIENIKEGIIALDNNGRITLFNKEASRILGLEKGHIGSPITDFTYESIADSVLKSGEQKKNIEIKVRPGLNIMCKYNPIKGFKNESLGLVITFEDLTEVRKMAEELTGIKKMAWSLRAQNHEFMNKLHTISGLVQLEEYDEAVKFINVIASSKKNITTIISDKIRDVSLAALILAKYSKCEEARINLLVDENCKITKLPEYMTSEELVSVVGNLIENSIDAVKNDGQGEIYVKIYEEEQKLKIIVKDNGCGIPEDIRESIYNIGITSKSSGHGFGMYIVKKIIDEAKGSINFKVNNGTEWNISIPMERS, encoded by the coding sequence ATGAAGTTAAGAGAAAAAATAATTTCATTTGTAATAATTATTCTTATAATTTCAATTGGAAGTATAACCATACTTTCTTTTAAGCAAATGAAAACTTTATTAATGGAACAAATAGATAGAAATATGTTAAATATAGCCAACTCTTTTGCTTCAACTTATGAAGTCAAAGAATACTTAAAGGGAAACAGAAATATTTCAAATGAGTTGTTAAATTCTGAAATTGAAGAGGTGCGTTTAAAGAATAACGTAGAATTTATAGTTATTATGGATATGAATGGGACAAGATATTCGCATCCCGTAAAAAGTAATATAGGCGAAAAATTTGAGGGAGGTGATGAAGAAAGGGTATTAAAAAATGGTGAACAATATATATCAACTGCCATTGGGAGCCTTGGAGTTTCAGTAAGAGCTTTTACACCTATATATGATGAAAATAATAAGCAGATAGGTGCAGTGGCTGTGGGTATGTTATATAATAAGTTTGACAATGAATTGTATACAAAAATGTATAAATTCATTCCAATTATAGTACTTGGGTTAATTTTAGGTATTTCAGGTGCTATAGCTATCTCGTATAATATAAAAAAAGCTATATTTGGACTTGAACCAGAAGAAATAGCATTAATTTTAAAACAAAAGGAAATAGTAATCGAAAATATAAAAGAAGGTATAATTGCTTTAGATAATAATGGACGTATAACTCTGTTTAATAAAGAAGCGAGCAGAATTTTAGGCTTAGAAAAAGGTCATATAGGCTCTCCGATAACTGATTTTACATATGAAAGTATTGCAGATTCAGTTTTAAAAAGTGGTGAGCAAAAGAAAAATATAGAAATAAAAGTACGCCCAGGTCTAAATATTATGTGCAAATATAATCCTATAAAAGGTTTTAAAAATGAAAGCTTAGGATTGGTTATAACTTTTGAAGATTTAACAGAAGTACGTAAAATGGCAGAAGAACTTACTGGAATAAAAAAAATGGCATGGTCACTTAGAGCTCAAAACCATGAATTTATGAATAAACTGCATACGATTTCAGGGCTTGTTCAATTAGAAGAATATGATGAAGCAGTTAAATTTATTAATGTTATAGCTTCAAGTAAAAAAAATATAACTACTATAATATCAGATAAAATAAGGGATGTATCACTTGCGGCATTAATATTAGCGAAATATAGTAAATGTGAAGAAGCTAGAATAAATTTATTAGTAGATGAGAATTGTAAAATAACTAAATTACCGGAGTATATGACATCAGAAGAACTTGTATCAGTTGTTGGAAACTTAATTGAAAACTCTATAGATGCAGTTAAAAATGATGGGCAAGGCGAGATATATGTAAAAATATATGAAGAAGAACAGAAGTTGAAAATTATTGTAAAAGATAATGGTTGTGGGATTCCAGAAGATATAAGAGAATCAATTTACAATATAGGAATTACAAGTAAAAGTAGTGGACATGGATTTGGTATGTATATTGTTAAAAAAATTATTGATGAAGCTAAAGGAAGTATTAATTTCAAGGTTAATAATGGGACTGAATGGAATATATCTATACCTATGGAAAGGAGTTAA
- the buk gene encoding butyrate kinase has translation MKYKLLIINPGSTSTKISVYHDEKQIFQETLRHSSDEIGNFKHVVDQQNFRTEAILKILESKKIDIQEIDAVVGRGGLLKPIISGTYNINDKMLEDLKDNIRGEHASNLGAIIASKIATDIQKPAFIVDPVVVDEMEEIARISGISEIRRKSIFHALNQKAVAKRYAKERSRNYEDVNVIVAHMGGGVSVGAHRNGKIIDVNNALDGDGAFSPERSGGVPAGDLVRMCFSGKHTMQEVLKKITGKGGFVAYLDTNDARIVENAALKGDRKAKLIHDAMGYQVAKEIGAAATVLNGKVDAIILTGGMAYGKPMVDFISKKVGFIAPIVVYPGEDEMLALAQGALRVLNGEEKVREYE, from the coding sequence GTGAAATATAAATTATTAATAATAAATCCAGGTTCTACATCAACAAAGATTTCCGTATATCATGATGAAAAGCAGATATTTCAAGAAACATTAAGGCATTCTTCAGATGAAATAGGAAACTTTAAACATGTAGTGGATCAACAAAATTTTAGAACAGAAGCTATATTGAAAATCTTAGAGAGTAAAAAAATAGATATACAAGAAATTGATGCTGTAGTTGGTAGGGGAGGGCTTTTGAAACCTATCATTAGTGGTACTTATAACATAAATGATAAGATGCTAGAGGATTTAAAAGATAACATAAGAGGAGAGCATGCATCTAATCTTGGAGCTATAATAGCAAGTAAAATTGCTACAGATATCCAAAAGCCTGCTTTTATAGTAGATCCAGTAGTTGTAGATGAGATGGAAGAAATAGCAAGAATATCAGGAATTTCAGAAATTCGGAGAAAAAGCATTTTTCATGCGTTAAATCAAAAAGCTGTAGCTAAGAGATATGCTAAAGAAAGGTCAAGAAATTACGAAGATGTAAACGTTATAGTAGCTCATATGGGTGGAGGAGTTTCAGTAGGAGCACATAGAAATGGAAAGATAATAGATGTGAATAATGCTCTTGATGGAGATGGCGCTTTTTCACCTGAAAGAAGTGGTGGAGTTCCAGCGGGTGATTTAGTTAGAATGTGCTTCAGTGGAAAACATACAATGCAAGAAGTGTTAAAGAAGATAACTGGAAAAGGAGGCTTTGTAGCATATCTTGATACTAATGACGCTAGAATTGTAGAAAATGCAGCACTAAAAGGAGATAGAAAAGCTAAATTAATACATGATGCTATGGGTTATCAAGTTGCAAAGGAAATAGGTGCAGCAGCAACAGTTTTAAATGGAAAAGTAGATGCTATAATTTTAACTGGAGGAATGGCTTATGGAAAGCCAATGGTGGATTTTATAAGTAAGAAAGTAGGCTTTATAGCACCTATAGTTGTTTATCCAGGGGAAGATGAAATGCTTGCTTTAGCACAAGGTGCTCTTAGAGTTTTAAATGGAGAGGAAAAGGTTAGGGAATACGAATAA